A DNA window from Halorubrum sp. DM2 contains the following coding sequences:
- a CDS encoding metallophosphoesterase: MPLSIDGPSTPPQFRDGISGLAKQSETPPPIVSLSDIHGYLTEAKSALLTLTDHPEFDPVVSQDDDGRLHWAGNNYVLVFNGDLVDRGPANEGVLALVRRLIEEAPPGRVRVTLGNHEAFILSPDHFNFERWFAGQVSTADRLTFFDAIADGHVIAAYEGYNYTYAHAGSPDPYETDAVNTTLIDAVDVLTATAGTPDDAASQRTVLDTHSRVLGVGDAHPKGPEAGLVWLDFEYLPSDAPPQIVGHTRHDEPQQNGNVFCQNVLRNNLASPGGEGVFIETPTSLSALIRHGDSEMTELSLVTPEESRTREGA, encoded by the coding sequence TTCGGGATGGGATATCTGGCCTTGCGAAGCAGTCTGAGACCCCACCACCCATCGTGAGTCTCAGCGATATTCATGGATACCTCACCGAAGCGAAAAGTGCTCTCTTAACGCTCACAGATCATCCTGAGTTTGATCCTGTCGTTAGCCAAGACGATGATGGGCGCTTACACTGGGCTGGGAACAATTATGTTCTCGTCTTCAATGGGGACCTCGTTGATCGGGGGCCAGCGAACGAGGGAGTCCTCGCACTGGTACGTCGCCTCATTGAGGAAGCACCCCCTGGCCGTGTGAGAGTGACATTGGGGAATCACGAGGCGTTTATCCTTTCTCCAGATCACTTCAACTTCGAGCGATGGTTTGCGGGGCAGGTATCGACTGCTGATCGGCTCACGTTTTTCGACGCAATTGCTGATGGGCATGTCATCGCGGCGTATGAGGGGTACAACTACACCTACGCACACGCAGGCTCCCCTGATCCGTACGAGACTGACGCCGTCAACACGACACTCATCGATGCCGTCGACGTTCTTACGGCGACCGCAGGCACCCCTGACGATGCTGCGTCACAGCGGACGGTCCTCGATACACACAGTCGGGTTCTTGGAGTCGGAGACGCCCATCCAAAAGGTCCCGAAGCGGGCCTAGTCTGGTTGGATTTCGAGTATCTACCAAGTGATGCGCCGCCGCAAATCGTCGGTCATACGCGACATGACGAACCGCAGCAGAACGGAAACGTGTTCTGCCAGAATGTGCTCCGGAATAATCTCGCGAGCCCCGGAGGCGAGGGGGTCTTCATCGAAACCCCAACCTCGCTATCAGCGCTCATCCGTCACGGCGACAGTGAGATGACTGAGCTTTCGCTCGTGACTCCCGAGGAGAGTAGGACGCGCGAGGGAGCCTAA